From one Synergistaceae bacterium genomic stretch:
- a CDS encoding SIMPL domain-containing protein (The SIMPL domain is named for its presence in mouse protein SIMPL (signalling molecule that associates with mouse pelle-like kinase). Bacterial member BP26, from Brucella, was shown to assemble into a channel-like structure, while YggE from E. coli has been associated with resistance to oxidative stress.) → MNKFYRIFAATFILSIIMTGTLFAAPATDTKSISAVGVAGKEVMPDTAFINMAVETKAANANAAKAENSKVMDKLMKDLKKSGIDQKDIKTTGYSLSQDYKQNEKNKRVPSGYVLVHSLNVKVKDIDKAGAVIDTMQSAGANKFYGVDFTVSDQEKIERELLAKATKNGKEKAEIVAKAAGSNVGSLISARVGSVGAAMESGAGNRNMMRTFATADFVPETQITAGTITINVSVDVAFELK, encoded by the coding sequence ATGAATAAGTTTTACAGAATTTTTGCGGCAACTTTTATACTCTCGATTATTATGACTGGTACGCTTTTCGCCGCACCAGCAACCGACACAAAAAGCATATCTGCCGTTGGAGTGGCAGGCAAAGAAGTTATGCCAGACACTGCCTTTATTAATATGGCTGTTGAAACAAAAGCCGCCAATGCAAATGCTGCTAAAGCAGAAAACAGCAAAGTAATGGATAAACTTATGAAAGACCTTAAAAAAAGCGGAATTGATCAAAAAGATATAAAAACCACGGGTTACAGTTTGAGTCAGGATTACAAACAGAATGAGAAAAACAAAAGAGTCCCGTCCGGATATGTCCTGGTTCACAGCCTCAACGTCAAGGTTAAAGACATAGACAAGGCAGGGGCTGTTATAGATACAATGCAGAGTGCCGGAGCCAATAAGTTTTATGGAGTTGATTTCACTGTAAGCGATCAGGAAAAAATAGAAAGAGAATTGCTTGCAAAAGCCACGAAAAATGGCAAAGAAAAGGCTGAAATAGTGGCAAAAGCCGCAGGAAGCAATGTAGGGTCTCTTATTAGCGCAAGAGTGGGCTCAGTAGGTGCAGCGATGGAAAGCGGAGCCGGGAATAGAAATATGATGAGAACATTTGCAACTGCAGATTTCGTACCGGAAACTCAAATTACCGCAGGAACAATAACAATCAACGTCTCTGTGGACGTTGCTTTTGAACTAAAATAA
- a CDS encoding YvrJ family protein, with the protein MEELMSSIVQTGFSIAVASYLLVRMDRRMEELTRAVIHLGVVLEAKEVSDGKIGVAENKEVVGNYSFAHRPV; encoded by the coding sequence ATGGAGGAATTAATGAGCAGTATCGTGCAGACTGGTTTCTCCATCGCAGTAGCATCCTACCTGCTTGTAAGAATGGATAGACGAATGGAAGAGCTGACCCGCGCAGTGATTCATCTTGGAGTCGTTTTAGAAGCAAAGGAGGTTAGCGATGGAAAAATCGGTGTTGCAGAAAATAAAGAGGTTGTTGGAAATTATTCTTTTGCACATAGGCCTGTATGA
- a CDS encoding peptidase M15, whose translation MTKRINDFQIAEHFNLIEFQCPCCHRVLLNPLLVSRLEILRQKISKPIIINSGFRCQKHNEKVGGVTNSKHKIGQAADVRVIESEQSEFCETALETGFTKAIAYRERGFVHLEIGA comes from the coding sequence GTGACAAAAAGAATTAATGATTTTCAAATTGCAGAACATTTTAATTTAATTGAATTTCAATGCCCTTGCTGTCACAGAGTTTTATTGAACCCACTACTGGTCAGCAGGCTTGAAATATTAAGACAAAAAATTTCAAAACCTATTATAATAAACAGTGGTTTTAGATGCCAAAAACACAATGAAAAAGTCGGAGGAGTTACAAATAGTAAGCATAAAATAGGTCAAGCAGCTGATGTACGGGTAATTGAATCCGAACAGTCAGAGTTTTGCGAGACAGCATTAGAAACTGGATTTACAAAAGCAATAGCTTACAGAGAACGTGGCTTCGTACACCTAGAAATAGGAGCATAA
- a CDS encoding sigma-70 family RNA polymerase sigma factor yields MNNRTIPDCNVVTLEGLVINYTPLVKVTAYRYQGRGAEYEDLMQEGYLALLLLIPQCKDLKWLPYFLKSRLPGYVRTAAERLRGRKRTPEVGLEDVEGVLSDSKSSRTRSESELHDLLERTLTKAELDLTQALLEGFTQKELASFLNITQQAVSARLRVIRDKLKPVIKDSL; encoded by the coding sequence TTGAATAATAGAACAATTCCCGATTGCAACGTGGTTACTTTAGAGGGTCTTGTTATAAACTATACTCCTCTCGTCAAAGTTACGGCATACCGCTATCAAGGAAGAGGTGCGGAGTATGAGGATCTCATGCAAGAGGGTTATTTAGCTCTCTTGCTTCTCATCCCACAATGCAAAGATTTAAAATGGTTGCCTTACTTTCTCAAAAGTCGTCTGCCGGGGTATGTTCGAACGGCGGCAGAAAGGCTGAGGGGGAGGAAGAGAACTCCCGAAGTTGGACTTGAGGATGTAGAAGGAGTTCTGTCAGACAGTAAAAGTTCAAGGACACGCAGTGAAAGTGAACTGCACGATTTGTTGGAAAGAACTCTCACTAAAGCTGAACTAGACTTAACTCAAGCGCTGTTGGAAGGCTTTACACAAAAAGAGTTAGCCTCATTTTTGAATATAACGCAACAAGCGGTAAGTGCCCGACTTAGAGTAATAAGAGATAAACTAAAGCCTGTTATAAAGGACAGTTTGTAA